The Fusarium poae strain DAOMC 252244 chromosome 2, whole genome shotgun sequence nucleotide sequence ACGAGCGATCAGATAACCGTCGATCTATCGATAGTACAGCTAGTCGCTCGACTCTGGGTGGAATGCCAGtcgttgaggttgagaattACCTCATTGATCCTGCGTATCGCTGGACAACTGCGAATCGCAATTAAAACAAGGAGAAAATTGTGTTATATGATGATTAATGATTAATCAACGATGGCAATGTATATTAGTTTGCTTATGAATTTATCTATCGTTTTTcattctcaacatcatcagtGCCTCTGAATTCACAACCCATGCTCATGATTTCTATATTCGACAACCTCGCGTCGGACTACTGAAAAGCAGGTTCAGGCTTCGATCCATAGGGAATGATCCTGACCATATGCCTTCGCTCATTATCCTGAAAATCCGGCACCGCCGAATGTGCCACTGATCTCTGATCCCAGACCACAACCGTGCCTGTTTCCCACTTGACTCTGCAACTAAAGTCCAAACTGCGAATATGATTCTTCAAAAACGACAACAGATGATCCGACTCCTCAGGTAAAAACCCTTCAACGTGTCGCGCGATGGTAGGGTTAACAAAGAGCGAAGGTTTGCCTGTCACCGGATGCTTGATGACAAGTGGATGCGTCGTGTTGATTGCTTCAGCCAAAGCACGTTCCTGACCTACACGTTTGACTTCTCCTTCGGAAGCGGACGTGTGGTGAAGTTTGAGATTGGATAGTGTTTGTCGAAAGGCTGGTGAGAGGGCTTCATATGCTGCTGTAAGAGAAGTGAAAGCTGTGTCACCGCCACCAGATGAGGGAATCTCGAGGACCCAGAAGAAACTTGTCGATGGGACGTTGGGTGTGAAGGTTTGGTCAATGTGCCAGAGATCGTATGTCGTTCGTGGACCAAGGAGCTTCCTTAGATTTCCCCTGCGCCTTGTTAATTAACGGCTAGTTTGATGGGAGTCGATGACTCACGACTTCTCATCAGCGTACACAACGTGGAACTCGGGCCCAGTACCCTTTGGGTATCCCATAGTTGGATGCTGATGAAGTGGTCCATAATGCCTCACAATTTCCTTCTGCCTATCAAATCCAATGTCTTTAAAGTCTTGGTCTCTCTACTCACAGTTAGTTCAATCTTCCTTAGATGCACTCATCAAAACTCACAAAAACAACAACTCCCCTCTCAGCAGCCAACAAAGCCAACTCATTCAATCCCTTCTCATCCAATTGACTGATCTGCACACCTCGAATCTCAGTCCCAACGCGAGGCGTGATATTCTCGACGCGCCCGCCCTTGAACAAATTCGTCTTAGCGGCATCAGCCCGAAGACCCGGCTCATCTCCGTCAAAGAGGGGAACCGGCACGGGCGCCATGTACCCGTCAGAGCGGGTGGGTAGATAAGCGGGATACAGCGGTTCCGAAGTCATGGTCTTGTGGTTGAATCAAGCttttggttttggtttgGTCGCGGTAGTCTAAATGTCGTGATACATAAGTAGACCGTCTTCGGATGGAGACTTCCGGTTGATGATCGGGCTTTCCCCGATGGATTTAACCGTTTGTGGTAATTGTGTTACGTCCGAGACAAAAGCTCGTCATTTACAGGGCTGATAAACGAACTTGGTCTAACGACAACCCGATGGCTTTCAATGACCAATCAATGCTGGTGGGAAATACGCCGATGAGCAATTTTGACGTTCTTTTGGGAAATCTTCAGCGTCGGTAGTTGACTTTCCCGTCGTTATCTACAACGTTAAAAGTCTTCAAGAGCTTGTCTCTCCTTCCTTGTCTAACCTTGATTGAGACAAGTAAAACCAGAGTAACTTGCCGTTCCCCTCTTCTTGGAAGCTCTAGAACGTCGGGAGTACAGTCTAGGCTGATGTTGCACTCGCTACGTAGTAGTGCTAACGGAGTAGCGGCAATGTGGCTGGAAATCTAAATAAATCGCCTTCTCACCTCTTGTCGATCACTTTTTTAAACTCTCTCACTTTCTTGTCTTTCATTTTCGGGGGCTTAGGCGAAAAGACAGAGTGATCATGTCTGCGCCGTCAAGTCTATCGGAACGTCGCGATGAAGCCATGACAGAATCAACATCATGGCTGGCCAAGGTCCATCCGTATTTCAAGAATCCATCACATGTTCTGGTGTTTAAATTAGATTGCTTGTTGCTGGTGTGGGCATTTATAGCTGGTCTATTCAAAGTACGACGGGTTCACACTTGATGACTGACCCAAATTGACATTTGAATTAGGACATGGATCAATCTGCCACGACGGCTGCATTTGTCTCGGGAATGAAGGAAGACCTCAATCTCTACGGCAACGAACTGGTAGAATTTACGACATATTTCTCCATCGGCTATGCGATCTTTATCGTCCCATCGCAACTCATCCAAACACGAGTCCGACCATCTATCTTCCTCCCAGTTTGTGAGATTATATGGGGACTTTTTACTCTATTCACATACAAAGCCCCAAATGCCAAAATTATATTTGCGCTGAGGTTTCTGCTTGGTGTATTCGAGTCTACATCGTGGCCAGGTATCGTGAATCTGATCTTCAACTGGTATGTCCCCGCTTCCAGTCAATCACATACAACCTATGCTGATTCATGAACAGgtaccgtcccgaagaactTGGTAAACGACTGGCTATTTTCGGCGTCAGTGGTGTAGCAGGAAACATGTTCCTCGGCATCCTCCAAGCCGCACTATACAAGAACCTCGACGGTGTCTCAGGCCATGCTGGTTGGCAATGGTTGTTTATCGTCAGTGGTATCATGACGATCTTCTGGGGTTTCATCGGCCTACTCGTCATTCCTGACTCGCCAGCCATCACAAGGGCTCTTTGGCTTACCGAAGCCGAAAAAGAACTCGCACGTCTTCGAATGAGCGACTGCGGTGTCAAAACATCTGGTATTATACCGTTCAAGACACTCGTTCACAAACTCAAACTTCTCGTCATGAGTCCATTGTCATATTTGTTTCTTGCAGCTTATCTTCAATTTGCATGGAGTCAGCGTGCAAACTCTTACTTCTTACTCTTCCTTAAAGGGTTACAAAATCCAGACGGAACACCGCGTTATTCAGTATACACAGTTAACCTGATCCCACTCGGCGGTTATGCTATCAGCATAGTTTGCAATATTGGCCTCAACGCCCTCAGTGATTGGAAAGCGTGGCGTTGGCAGGTTAGCGTTGGCGCCGCCACGGTCCAACTTATAGCGACATCTGTTCTTTCAGGCTGGCCTGATTCGTGGAGAACCATTATGGGCTTTTACTTCCTTACTTTTGCCACTGCAGCTTGGGGATATGCATTGCTTGCTTGGGTCGGTGAAATTTTGAGAAAGGAGCCCGAGGTACGATCTATTCTAGTGGCGATTGCTATTACACTGGTCTATGTTGGCCACGCAACTATTCCTTTACGCGCTTGGCGTGTGAGTGATTCTCCCAGATATCCCGTTGGATTTCCTCTAGCTGCTGCGTTTAGTGCCGGAAGTATCCT carries:
- a CDS encoding hypothetical protein (TransMembrane:12 (i36-54o74-97i109-128o134-158i170-192o204-226i272-291o315-338i350-370o376-398i410-431o443-464i)) is translated as MSAPSSLSERRDEAMTESTSWLAKVHPYFKNPSHVLVFKLDCLLLVWAFIAGLFKDMDQSATTAAFVSGMKEDLNLYGNELVEFTTYFSIGYAIFIVPSQLIQTRVRPSIFLPVCEIIWGLFTLFTYKAPNAKIIFALRFLLGVFESTSWPGIVNLIFNWYRPEELGKRLAIFGVSGVAGNMFLGILQAALYKNLDGVSGHAGWQWLFIVSGIMTIFWGFIGLLVIPDSPAITRALWLTEAEKELARLRMSDCGVKTSGIIPFKTLVHKLKLLVMSPLSYLFLAAYLQFAWSQRANSYFLLFLKGLQNPDGTPRYSVYTVNLIPLGGYAISIVCNIGLNALSDWKAWRWQVSVGAATVQLIATSVLSGWPDSWRTIMGFYFLTFATAAWGYALLAWVGEILRKEPEVRSILVAIAITLVYVGHATIPLRAWRVSDSPRYPVGFPLAAAFSAGSILAILGILFYVRKYPKVISWGLDPTNEVAVEEEGISGTNDRKQPDERSIQV